In Deinococcus roseus, one DNA window encodes the following:
- the clpB gene encoding ATP-dependent chaperone ClpB yields the protein MNPERFTESALQAFQEAQQLATQNQNQQIAPLHLLIALLSDPNTHKVVELAGGNASAALNILRGDLTKLPRVSSGAGMYLDSSVPNIFNKAEEIASELQDSFIAADAFLVAATSEYRGRALPSFKDLRAALKQARGGKTVSTKTAEQNFDALEKYGLDLTERAREGKLDPVIGRDEEIRRSMQILLRRTKNNPVLIGEPGVGKTAIAEGLAQRIVKGDVPEGLRNKRIVTLQMGSLLAGAKYRGEFEERLKGVIQEVIDSAGEVILFIDEIHTIVGAGKAEGAVDAGNMLKPALARGELHLIGATTLKEYREIEKDAALERRFQPVYVEEPSVEDTISILRGIKERYQLHHNVEITDPALVAAATLSHRYISDRQLPDKAIDLIDESAARLRMALESSPEQIDALERRKLQLEIEREALRKEKDEESQNRLLDLEHLLKDITEDLSHLKTRWESERQELAEIKQKRELLDRIRTEIEQAERNYDLNKAAELKYGKLPVLEKEVLDLEKKLKGAEFAHQQVTDEDIASIVSRWTGIPLEKLLQGEREKLLNLEDELHKRVIGQHEAIQSVADAVRRARAGLNDPKRPLGSFVFLGPTGVGKTELAKALASFLFDTEDAMVRLDMSEYMEKHSVSRLIGAPPGYVGYEEGGQLTEAVRRRPYSVILLDEIEKAHHDVFNTLLQVLDDGRLTDGQGRTVDFKNTVIIMTSNVGSHFILEAAQHGGISEATKHQVISELQRSFRPEFLNRIDDIIVFDALNPEDLRRIVDIQLSGLRNRLAERRVTLTLTDAAKDHLARVGYDPQFGARPLKRAISKEIETPLAREILSGKVPDNSQVVIDFREGKLLFNPQFVN from the coding sequence ATGAACCCCGAGCGTTTCACCGAAAGCGCTTTGCAGGCGTTTCAGGAGGCCCAGCAGCTGGCCACCCAGAACCAGAACCAGCAAATTGCGCCCCTCCACCTGCTGATTGCGCTGCTTTCTGATCCCAACACCCACAAAGTTGTGGAACTGGCCGGAGGCAATGCCAGTGCCGCCCTGAACATCCTGCGCGGAGACCTCACCAAACTCCCCAGGGTGAGCAGTGGTGCAGGCATGTACCTGGATTCCAGCGTTCCCAACATCTTCAACAAAGCAGAAGAAATCGCCAGTGAGCTGCAGGACAGTTTCATTGCTGCAGATGCTTTTCTGGTGGCGGCCACCAGCGAGTACAGGGGCCGCGCTTTGCCCTCTTTCAAGGACCTGAGGGCAGCCCTGAAGCAGGCCCGAGGAGGCAAAACTGTGAGCACCAAAACCGCAGAACAGAACTTTGATGCCCTGGAAAAATACGGTCTGGATTTGACCGAGCGGGCCAGAGAAGGCAAACTGGACCCGGTGATTGGCCGCGATGAGGAAATCAGGCGCAGCATGCAGATTCTGCTGCGCCGCACCAAAAACAACCCTGTTCTGATCGGTGAGCCTGGTGTTGGTAAAACTGCGATTGCAGAAGGTCTGGCACAGCGCATCGTCAAAGGGGACGTTCCCGAGGGCCTGCGCAACAAACGCATCGTGACCCTGCAAATGGGAAGCCTGCTGGCCGGGGCCAAATACCGCGGTGAATTCGAGGAGCGCCTGAAAGGCGTGATCCAGGAGGTCATCGACAGCGCTGGAGAGGTGATCCTCTTCATCGATGAGATCCACACCATTGTGGGCGCAGGCAAAGCCGAAGGGGCAGTGGATGCAGGCAACATGCTGAAACCCGCCCTGGCCCGTGGCGAACTGCACCTGATCGGGGCCACCACCCTCAAAGAGTACCGGGAAATCGAGAAAGATGCGGCTCTGGAGCGCCGTTTCCAGCCCGTTTATGTGGAAGAACCCTCTGTCGAGGACACCATTTCGATCCTGCGCGGAATCAAGGAGCGCTACCAGCTTCACCACAACGTGGAAATCACCGACCCTGCGCTGGTTGCTGCTGCCACCCTCTCCCACCGTTACATCTCAGACCGCCAGTTGCCAGACAAGGCCATTGACCTGATTGATGAATCCGCTGCCCGCCTGCGCATGGCCCTGGAATCCAGCCCTGAGCAGATTGACGCGCTGGAACGCCGCAAACTGCAACTTGAAATCGAACGGGAAGCCCTCAGGAAAGAAAAAGACGAGGAATCCCAGAACCGCCTTCTGGACCTTGAGCACCTGCTGAAAGACATCACCGAGGACCTGTCCCATTTGAAGACCCGCTGGGAATCTGAACGCCAGGAACTTGCTGAGATCAAGCAGAAACGCGAACTGCTGGACCGAATCCGCACCGAAATTGAGCAGGCAGAACGCAACTACGACCTCAACAAGGCTGCAGAATTGAAGTACGGCAAACTGCCCGTGCTGGAAAAAGAAGTGCTGGACCTGGAGAAGAAACTCAAAGGTGCAGAATTTGCCCACCAGCAGGTCACAGACGAGGACATCGCCTCGATTGTCTCCCGCTGGACCGGCATTCCTCTGGAAAAACTGCTGCAGGGTGAACGCGAAAAACTGCTGAACCTGGAAGACGAACTGCACAAACGGGTGATCGGACAGCATGAGGCCATCCAAAGCGTTGCAGACGCTGTGCGCCGTGCCCGTGCAGGCCTGAACGATCCCAAACGTCCTCTGGGCAGCTTTGTGTTCCTTGGCCCCACAGGGGTCGGGAAAACCGAGCTTGCCAAGGCCCTGGCTTCCTTCCTCTTTGACACCGAAGACGCCATGGTGCGCCTGGACATGTCCGAGTACATGGAGAAACACAGCGTGTCCAGATTGATCGGTGCCCCTCCTGGATACGTGGGCTACGAGGAAGGGGGGCAACTCACCGAGGCCGTGCGCCGCAGACCCTACAGCGTGATCCTGCTGGACGAAATTGAGAAAGCCCACCACGATGTATTCAACACCTTGCTTCAGGTGCTTGATGATGGCCGCTTAACGGACGGTCAGGGCCGCACCGTAGACTTCAAGAACACCGTGATCATCATGACCAGCAACGTGGGTTCGCACTTCATTCTGGAAGCTGCCCAGCATGGCGGCATCAGCGAAGCCACCAAACACCAGGTGATCAGTGAGCTGCAGCGCTCTTTCCGGCCCGAATTCCTCAACCGCATCGATGACATCATCGTGTTCGATGCCCTGAATCCCGAAGACCTGCGCCGCATTGTGGACATCCAGCTTTCTGGCTTGCGCAACCGTCTGGCAGAGCGCCGCGTCACCCTGACCCTGACGGACGCGGCCAAGGACCATCTGGCCCGCGTGGGTTACGATCCACAATTTGGAGCCAGACCCCTGAAAAGGGCCATCTCAAAGGAAATTGAAACCCCACTGGCCCGTGAAATCCTCTCTGGCAAAGTGCCAGACAACTCCCAGGTGGTCATTGACTTCCGTGAGGGCAAACTGCTGTTCAATCCCCAGTTTGTGAACTGA
- a CDS encoding DUF5691 domain-containing protein yields MTATSAWETLKKQVLLGTARQPEAANLPEGLPVPQGTPEEQALFSLAALGLYLRVSREPQAAPAHTAEKAALEKLPECSPAATSVLQAVQATSSLLLPEILNLLQQRRWRVPHALLPSLLETATAETELRVPLNAVMGERGNWLARQNPRWKWAVQAQGTEQDWENGTPQERRQHLEKLRQLDPRQARTLLETGWKQEKAADRESFLQTFHSGLSGADEAFLEAALADRAKGVREEAGTLLARLPESAYQKRMQQRASTLIVKQPVQLSVMKKLQGQPDFKLEVQLPDTLPEDWKQDGIQEKSQIYGLGDKGYWLVQVVQKVDPDFWTALAGLEAKAFWQMVAQNKDWGKHLMSALTEAAKNTRNLQWLDVIQNYHNALWLEFYPADQHEQKIKNWLTQDRLPDVTVLRILPRWSADLSLHVLHVFSRKLKALKPNDYNKQYELERFLHQMALYLHPKTLQENLIAHPNYAQVEHLIDLRIRMHKEI; encoded by the coding sequence GTGACAGCCACCTCTGCCTGGGAAACCCTCAAAAAGCAGGTGCTTCTGGGAACCGCCAGGCAGCCAGAAGCCGCAAACCTCCCAGAAGGACTGCCTGTACCGCAGGGCACCCCCGAAGAACAGGCCCTTTTTTCACTGGCAGCCCTGGGCCTGTACCTGAGGGTGTCCAGAGAACCCCAGGCTGCGCCCGCTCACACGGCTGAAAAAGCCGCTCTGGAAAAGCTGCCAGAATGCAGCCCTGCTGCCACTTCTGTCTTGCAAGCCGTGCAGGCCACCTCTTCCTTGCTCCTGCCCGAAATCCTGAATTTGCTGCAACAGAGGCGCTGGCGGGTGCCGCATGCCCTGCTGCCCTCTTTGCTGGAAACCGCCACTGCAGAAACAGAACTGAGGGTGCCTCTGAATGCTGTGATGGGGGAACGGGGCAACTGGCTGGCCCGCCAGAATCCCCGCTGGAAGTGGGCGGTTCAGGCCCAGGGCACCGAACAGGACTGGGAAAACGGCACCCCCCAGGAGCGCCGCCAGCACCTTGAGAAGCTGCGCCAGCTGGACCCCCGACAGGCCAGAACCCTGCTGGAAACCGGATGGAAGCAGGAAAAAGCAGCAGACCGGGAAAGCTTTTTGCAGACCTTTCATTCAGGGCTTTCCGGTGCAGATGAAGCCTTTTTAGAAGCAGCACTGGCAGACCGTGCAAAAGGGGTCCGGGAAGAGGCAGGCACCTTGCTGGCCCGTTTGCCAGAATCTGCCTACCAGAAACGCATGCAGCAACGGGCCAGCACATTGATCGTCAAACAACCTGTTCAACTCAGTGTGATGAAAAAACTGCAAGGCCAGCCCGACTTCAAACTGGAGGTGCAACTCCCAGACACCCTCCCGGAAGACTGGAAGCAAGACGGCATCCAGGAGAAAAGCCAGATTTATGGCCTGGGAGACAAAGGCTACTGGCTGGTGCAGGTGGTGCAGAAAGTCGATCCTGATTTCTGGACGGCACTCGCTGGACTGGAAGCAAAAGCCTTCTGGCAGATGGTGGCCCAGAACAAGGACTGGGGCAAACACCTGATGTCTGCCCTGACGGAAGCGGCCAAAAACACCCGCAATCTGCAGTGGCTGGATGTCATCCAGAACTACCACAATGCTTTGTGGCTGGAATTTTACCCTGCAGACCAGCACGAGCAAAAAATCAAAAACTGGCTGACCCAGGACCGCCTGCCCGATGTGACGGTGCTGCGCATTCTGCCCCGCTGGAGTGCTGATCTTTCCCTGCATGTGCTGCATGTGTTTTCCAGAAAACTCAAGGCCCTCAAACCCAACGATTACAACAAACAGTACGAACTGGAGCGCTTCCTGCACCAGATGGCCCTGTACCTGCACCCGAAGACCCTGCAGGAAAACCTGATCGCACACCCCAATTACGCACAGGTGGAACACCTGATTGACCTGCGAATCCGCATGCACAAGGAGATCTGA
- a CDS encoding DUF6891 domain-containing protein, with product MEDWQQIEQQMRLRIWGGFENPEDFKRCFVVDYLQDWQDAENQRLFEILTDRLFEEYRSEQATWVFPTDHDLLQQAFESMEHEGILVLQNLQSTNSSAPYEALEELKERLLEFDFIYLLKQLGVLDPFDKELDDNCYYGLLHSEPVKIKGYVYYTGYRMDDAVRGKAFYLGYQDFYENLQIKQDIAETIFRTLKTTGLQVFWDGEASRKIEVHMKWQKRA from the coding sequence ATGGAAGATTGGCAGCAGATTGAACAACAAATGCGTTTACGGATCTGGGGTGGATTTGAAAACCCAGAGGATTTCAAACGTTGTTTTGTGGTGGATTATCTTCAAGACTGGCAAGATGCTGAGAACCAGCGATTGTTTGAGATCCTGACAGATCGCCTGTTCGAGGAATACAGGTCAGAACAAGCAACCTGGGTGTTCCCCACTGACCATGACCTGTTGCAACAGGCATTTGAAAGCATGGAGCATGAAGGAATTCTGGTTCTGCAGAACCTGCAAAGCACCAATTCATCCGCACCTTATGAGGCTCTGGAGGAATTGAAAGAACGCCTTCTGGAGTTTGATTTCATTTATTTGCTCAAGCAGTTGGGGGTGCTGGATCCTTTTGATAAAGAATTGGATGACAATTGTTATTATGGCTTGCTGCACTCTGAGCCCGTGAAGATTAAAGGTTATGTTTATTACACGGGGTATCGGATGGATGATGCAGTCAGAGGCAAAGCATTTTACCTGGGTTATCAGGATTTTTATGAAAACCTCCAGATCAAACAAGACATTGCAGAAACCATCTTCAGAACCCTGAAGACCACCGGTTTGCAGGTGTTCTGGGATGGGGAAGCCAGCCGCAAAATCGAAGTCCACATGAAGTGGCAGAAAAGAGCGTGA
- a CDS encoding branched-chain amino acid ABC transporter substrate-binding protein, whose product MKKLVISMLLALGAAQSTDAPSQMDDGGNGGKTIHLAIVGPYSKNDPVAEQIRMATELALEEAREYISVNFGWQLDTITIDDQDDLGNVGKVVKQLNADSRLVGVISASNSEITAELVEQLSRDKIPVISSTATSNMLTERNFLNFNRLIPRESTQGAIVADFMQKSLVARKVYILNDKTSSGEDLASAVRSTLNQSKVEVVSYDGIPDQTYFAPALIKIKNYKPDVIFYGGKAELGAEFIKALRNADIDAPFVGGAGLDTPTFTRLAGKAAVGTYFSTVVGPTEGYAYADDFLKTFKKTYRKEATGWAILAYDSAKVMIKGIARAAVMKDTDLGKIPSRSAIMEGIRSLSAQDLATGDVRFNKKGDRSGTTLFIMKVGSNLEPSMIRKVGAEQ is encoded by the coding sequence ATGAAAAAACTTGTAATCAGCATGCTGCTCGCACTTGGAGCGGCACAGTCCACTGATGCACCTTCACAAATGGACGATGGCGGCAATGGCGGCAAAACCATTCACCTGGCCATCGTTGGCCCCTACAGCAAAAACGACCCGGTTGCCGAACAGATCCGCATGGCCACCGAACTGGCCCTGGAAGAAGCCAGAGAATACATCAGCGTGAACTTCGGCTGGCAGCTGGACACCATCACCATCGACGATCAGGACGACCTCGGAAATGTGGGCAAAGTGGTCAAACAGCTCAATGCAGATTCACGGCTGGTGGGCGTGATCAGCGCCTCCAACTCGGAAATCACCGCAGAACTGGTGGAACAGCTGTCCAGAGACAAAATTCCGGTGATCTCCTCCACGGCCACCTCCAACATGCTCACCGAGCGCAACTTCCTGAACTTCAACCGCCTGATCCCCAGGGAATCCACCCAGGGGGCCATCGTGGCCGATTTCATGCAGAAATCCCTGGTGGCCAGAAAAGTCTACATCCTCAACGACAAAACCAGCTCTGGTGAAGACCTGGCCAGTGCCGTGCGCAGCACCCTGAACCAGAGCAAAGTCGAAGTGGTCAGTTACGACGGCATCCCCGACCAGACTTACTTTGCTCCCGCCCTGATCAAAATCAAGAACTACAAACCCGATGTGATCTTCTACGGAGGCAAAGCCGAACTGGGGGCCGAATTCATCAAAGCCCTGCGCAACGCCGACATCGATGCGCCCTTTGTGGGCGGGGCCGGACTGGACACCCCCACCTTCACCAGACTGGCAGGCAAAGCTGCTGTGGGCACCTACTTCAGCACCGTGGTGGGACCCACCGAGGGGTACGCCTACGCAGATGACTTCCTGAAAACCTTCAAGAAAACCTACCGCAAGGAAGCCACAGGCTGGGCCATTCTGGCTTACGACTCTGCCAAGGTGATGATCAAAGGCATCGCCAGGGCCGCCGTCATGAAAGACACCGACCTGGGCAAAATCCCCAGCCGCAGCGCCATCATGGAAGGCATCCGCAGCCTCAGTGCCCAGGACCTCGCCACCGGAGATGTGCGTTTCAACAAGAAAGGCGACCGCTCAGGCACCACCCTGTTCATCATGAAAGTGGGCAGCAACCTGGAACCCAGCATGATCCGCAAGGTGGGGGCGGAGCAGTAA
- a CDS encoding SWIM zinc finger family protein — translation MQLTEAQVLGLAPDAASQKAGQGLSGPKKWVTLGANTQALWGECQGSGSKPYQTRVDFSDLNTKCSCPSRKFPCKHAIGLMLMYAATPAVLKDTVPPGWVTEWLEGRQAKQSARKEKEDKPVDAAQQAKRQQARENKVEGGIQELKVWLSDLLHAGLAQVNPQTLRDRENMERRLIDAQAPGLARMVRGLNFSAHGQDFPGSLMRQLGDLFLLLQAFDRLDTLPELLQQDVKTAIGFTQDQKALLLQDGIKDDWLVIGQKTESDERLWTRQTYFYGLSSQKYAMVLDYAHGQPSFNGIYAVGSVLYAELVYFVSGFPLRALVKTSSVMLTEAEPEAHPNLQSMLDGYAAAVAQNPWMVAFPALISGITVSKPDRGPLFQDSQGQVLPTSVYDQDFWTLLALSGGKPIQLFGQYNGGVFVPFSAFVEGQAIALKGGHQ, via the coding sequence GTGCAATTAACAGAAGCTCAGGTGCTCGGTCTTGCTCCAGATGCCGCCTCCCAGAAAGCCGGACAGGGCCTCAGCGGACCCAAAAAATGGGTGACCCTGGGGGCCAACACTCAGGCGCTGTGGGGAGAATGCCAGGGCAGTGGCAGCAAACCCTACCAGACCCGTGTGGATTTCAGCGATTTAAACACCAAATGTTCCTGTCCCAGCCGAAAATTTCCCTGCAAGCATGCCATCGGCCTGATGCTGATGTACGCAGCAACCCCCGCCGTGCTGAAGGACACAGTGCCTCCAGGGTGGGTGACCGAATGGCTGGAAGGCCGTCAGGCCAAACAAAGTGCCAGAAAAGAAAAAGAAGACAAACCCGTTGATGCTGCCCAGCAGGCCAAAAGGCAGCAGGCCCGTGAAAACAAGGTGGAAGGAGGCATCCAGGAACTCAAAGTCTGGCTCTCGGATTTGCTGCACGCGGGACTGGCCCAGGTGAACCCCCAGACCCTGCGCGACAGAGAGAACATGGAACGCCGCCTCATCGATGCCCAGGCCCCCGGTCTGGCCCGCATGGTGCGGGGCCTCAATTTCAGTGCCCATGGTCAGGATTTTCCCGGTTCCCTGATGCGCCAGCTGGGAGACCTCTTTTTGCTGCTGCAAGCCTTTGACCGCCTGGACACCCTTCCCGAACTCTTGCAACAGGATGTGAAAACCGCCATCGGGTTCACCCAGGACCAGAAAGCCCTGCTGCTGCAGGACGGGATCAAAGACGACTGGCTGGTGATCGGACAGAAAACCGAATCCGATGAACGCCTGTGGACCCGCCAGACGTATTTTTACGGCCTCAGCAGCCAGAAATACGCCATGGTGCTGGATTACGCCCACGGTCAGCCCAGCTTCAATGGCATTTACGCTGTGGGAAGTGTGCTGTATGCAGAACTGGTCTACTTTGTCAGCGGTTTTCCATTGAGGGCACTGGTCAAGACCTCCAGTGTGATGCTCACCGAGGCCGAACCGGAAGCGCATCCCAACCTTCAGTCCATGCTGGACGGTTATGCTGCTGCAGTTGCTCAGAACCCCTGGATGGTGGCTTTTCCAGCTTTGATTTCCGGGATCACGGTCAGCAAACCAGACCGTGGACCCCTGTTTCAGGACAGTCAGGGCCAGGTGCTTCCCACCTCTGTGTACGACCAGGATTTCTGGACGTTGCTGGCCCTCTCTGGTGGCAAACCCATTCAGCTTTTCGGGCAATACAACGGAGGGGTTTTTGTGCCCTTCAGCGCATTTGTAGAAGGACAGGCCATTGCCCTGAAAGGAGGCCACCAGTGA
- a CDS encoding ATP-binding protein: MSDVLRQHAEKQFAHELVALKNFDDRPKPPNWELSPSAVITYLLGGTLPDGTEISAKYVGSRRLMEIAVSTLATDRALLLYGVPGTAKSWVSEHLAAAISGDSSMLIQGTAGTSEEAIRYGWNYARLLSEGPSRAALVESPLMRTMQEGKLCRIEELTRIPSDVQDTLITVLSEKTLPVPELNTEVQAVKGFNVIATANNRDKGVNELSSALKRRFNTVILPVPDSAEEEILIVQRRVNELGRALEIPSEPPALEEIRRIVTIFRELRNGVTEDGKTKLKSPSGTLSTAEAISVVGQGLSLAAHFGDAILRPHDVAAGLVGAIVKDPVQDRVVWHEYLETVVKERSGWKDVYRACKEVS; encoded by the coding sequence ATGAGTGACGTTTTGCGCCAGCACGCCGAGAAACAATTTGCCCACGAACTCGTTGCCCTCAAAAACTTTGATGACAGGCCCAAACCCCCAAACTGGGAACTCAGCCCCTCTGCAGTGATCACCTACCTGCTGGGAGGCACCCTGCCAGATGGAACCGAAATCAGCGCCAAATACGTGGGAAGCCGCCGCCTGATGGAAATTGCAGTGTCCACCCTGGCCACAGACCGGGCACTCTTGCTTTATGGGGTGCCTGGAACTGCAAAAAGCTGGGTATCTGAGCACCTTGCAGCCGCCATCTCGGGTGACTCTTCCATGCTGATTCAGGGCACTGCAGGCACCAGCGAGGAAGCCATCCGTTACGGCTGGAATTACGCCCGCCTGCTCTCCGAAGGCCCCAGCCGTGCAGCGCTGGTGGAAAGCCCCCTGATGCGCACCATGCAGGAAGGCAAGCTCTGCCGCATTGAAGAACTGACCCGCATCCCCAGCGACGTGCAAGACACCCTGATCACCGTGCTCTCCGAGAAAACCCTGCCGGTTCCCGAACTGAACACCGAAGTGCAGGCGGTCAAGGGGTTCAACGTGATTGCCACCGCCAACAACCGGGACAAAGGGGTCAATGAACTGTCCAGCGCCCTCAAACGCCGCTTCAACACCGTGATTTTACCTGTGCCAGACAGTGCAGAAGAGGAAATCCTGATCGTGCAGCGCCGGGTCAACGAACTGGGCCGTGCCCTGGAAATCCCCAGCGAACCCCCCGCCCTTGAAGAAATCCGCCGCATTGTCACCATCTTCCGTGAACTGCGCAATGGCGTCACCGAAGACGGCAAAACCAAGCTGAAAAGCCCTTCTGGAACGCTGTCCACTGCAGAAGCCATCTCGGTGGTGGGACAGGGGCTCAGTCTGGCTGCACACTTCGGAGATGCCATTTTGCGGCCCCACGATGTGGCCGCAGGTCTGGTGGGGGCCATTGTGAAAGACCCTGTGCAGGACAGGGTGGTCTGGCATGAATACCTGGAAACCGTGGTGAAAGAGCGCTCGGGATGGAAGGATGTCTACCGCGCCTGCAAGGAAGTCAGCTGA
- a CDS encoding DsbA family protein, whose protein sequence is MRKILILALASLSVAHAQLMNPQEFILNSTYFKGYQKAADGSYKKGFNTLKLTTKAGLVLKAEFTSNATTLETASQMVAYLTGYGEGFDQSVLDFWKQNQKQLANGLSVLDQESQYNISLVQQNGLLGLSVERYQFPESTFPKDVPTYGDSKAKVAIRILSDYQCPYCKQLATTVLASWKKQASLLGFKIEHHPFPLSYHKNAFISAEASECAQAQGKFWEFTDAAFQNWDWTQKDVLGAMKDFSQMATNLKMDTKKFDTCLSSHQFKDKVNLGLKTGENARLTGTPSVYVNGFKVSSYTDWKEMLTLIQLSQ, encoded by the coding sequence ATGCGTAAAATCCTTATCCTCGCACTTGCCAGCCTCTCTGTGGCCCATGCACAACTCATGAACCCCCAGGAATTCATCCTCAATTCCACATATTTCAAGGGGTACCAGAAAGCGGCAGATGGCAGTTACAAAAAGGGTTTCAACACCCTCAAACTCACCACCAAAGCAGGTCTGGTTTTAAAAGCCGAATTCACCAGCAACGCCACCACCCTGGAAACCGCATCCCAGATGGTGGCTTACCTCACAGGGTACGGAGAGGGGTTTGACCAGTCGGTGCTGGATTTCTGGAAACAGAACCAGAAACAACTTGCCAATGGCCTCTCGGTGCTGGACCAGGAAAGCCAGTACAACATCAGCCTGGTGCAGCAAAATGGCCTGCTGGGGCTCTCTGTCGAACGGTACCAGTTCCCCGAATCCACCTTTCCAAAAGACGTGCCCACCTACGGAGATTCCAAAGCAAAGGTGGCCATTCGCATCCTCAGCGATTACCAGTGCCCTTACTGCAAACAACTGGCGACCACCGTGCTGGCCAGCTGGAAAAAGCAGGCTTCCCTTCTGGGCTTCAAAATCGAGCACCACCCCTTCCCCCTGAGCTACCACAAGAACGCCTTCATTTCAGCCGAGGCTTCCGAGTGTGCCCAGGCCCAGGGCAAATTCTGGGAGTTCACCGATGCAGCCTTCCAGAACTGGGACTGGACCCAGAAAGATGTGCTGGGGGCCATGAAAGATTTCTCCCAGATGGCCACCAACCTGAAGATGGACACCAAAAAGTTTGACACCTGTCTCTCCAGCCACCAGTTCAAAGACAAAGTCAATCTGGGCCTGAAAACCGGAGAGAATGCCAGATTGACCGGGACCCCATCTGTATATGTCAATGGCTTTAAAGTCAGCAGTTACACCGACTGGAAAGAAATGCTCACCCTGATTCAACTGTCACAGTAA